AATTTCAAGTTCATTTTCACCTACCTTCTGATGAACTTGTGATATCAAAGCATTATATTGACCAATTCTACCTTCGGCTTCAGCAAATTGTTTTTCCAATGCAAGAATGAAAGGCTTACTAATGTGACCGCTATCAAGCAATTTTCTTTTTGCTTCTAACTCCTCTTTTATAAATCCATACTGTTTATTTGCTGCATCTAGTTGTGAAGATAAACCTTCCAGTTCATTATGTAGTTGCTTTATCCTCTGATCCAGTATATCAATCTGCCCAAGTATGGTTTTTCTGTAGGAATTAAATAGTTTTTCTTGAGCATTCACAATTTTATATACAGCTTCTTTATCTGATAAGGTAGCAATTTCGTCTGGAAAACTTATATTATCTAAATTATCACGTATAGCAAGCAGTCTTGCTTCTGTAACCAACGAATTTAAAAGCTTTTCTCTTATTATACCTAAGTTCGCTTTTGCAGAAATATCACTAAAATATATTAAAGAGTCACCCTTTTTAACTGATTGACCTTCCTGCACAAGTATTTTATCTATTATTCCACCTTCTAAGTGCTGAATGGTTTTTTTATGAGAGAACAAAACAACCTCTCCTGGGGCTATTACAGCTCCTTCAAGTTTTGCAGTAAAAGACCAAAGCCCACCTATTCCAAAAAATATTAGCATAATTATAGAACCTGTAACTAATGGTCCCCAAGTTACATTCAATACTTCATTTGTCTTATTATTGCCTTCTCGCTTTAGAATAAAATTTATTATTGCATCAACAAGTAGAAATGATTTTTCAAGAAATTTGGGATATTTTTTATTTGAATTGTTTTTTACTTCAAAGGATCCA
This sequence is a window from Candidatus Mesenet endosymbiont of Phosphuga atrata. Protein-coding genes within it:
- a CDS encoding HlyD family type I secretion periplasmic adaptor subunit, producing MLRKFKKYLGGVFANAELSVPSLLGHGSFEVKNNSNKKYPKFLEKSFLLVDAIINFILKREGNNKTNEVLNVTWGPLVTGSIIMLIFFGIGGLWSFTAKLEGAVIAPGEVVLFSHKKTIQHLEGGIIDKILVQEGQSVKKGDSLIYFSDISAKANLGIIREKLLNSLVTEARLLAIRDNLDNISFPDEIATLSDKEAVYKIVNAQEKLFNSYRKTILGQIDILDQRIKQLHNELEGLSSQLDAANKQYGFIKEELEAKRKLLDSGHISKPFILALEKQFAEAEGRIGQYNALISQVHQKVGENELEIMNIKNKIQDNAHAELKEVNTIISDLRERLMMVEDILKRTVIRAPEDGTVTGLKYHTEGGVVPPGAPIMDIVPMDDELIVDSKIQTRNIEEILSAQRKGDHTVNVDGVQGLEVKVRLSAYSSRRVGLIKGVVSQVSADALSEPNGFRYYLVRVAIPKKELSQLKNVYLYPGMPAEVYIITQSRTPFSYLATPIMTSFEKALKER